A genomic window from Archaeoglobus profundus DSM 5631 includes:
- a CDS encoding LAGLIDADG family homing endonuclease — protein sequence MIDVWREFIENYCEDKIKELVAKYGENGHVKPSIEIDVKNRLRNFLYSRSLEDELEKKPDTVINLIKSAVRDICRMYDVDIRDFNVRFVNLPKRMLIKNLNHMFINKFVSVEGIVRKVYEPKPVLKYAVFECPSCGKDYHVEVDGGFVQRPFKCERCGERNLILNVDRSELTDIQKIQIQDLPENLESSEPPKLLDVYLYDDLAGKVLPGDKVIINGILRIKGGKKFKAELDVYLEANSIEFIDQDVRNIQITEKDKEEIRKLAKRKDIYDLLVQSIAPSIKGYDVIKEAIVLQLFGGITRINPDGTKQRGDIHILLVGDPATSKSQILRAVKQVAPRAILATGYASTGAGLCVAPDSIVFTDSCALEIEKFVEENMKSSVKYNEIAEYSEVKGVSVLTLNDAKISEKAVEKVWRLKSPVKLVRITTQTGKELIVTPETKVMVLEDGKVSWKPAKDLTKQDYVATVRRLKHRGKVVTTLELLSDLDNLIIYGVKGIVKKLVDVATSKLGISKKELSKMIGTYENSLIHNWVKDNARGNIKMKHLRKLVEITGVSWVDVAKEVSEVSLRAGRRIKIPIYVDERLAYLAGLIAGDGCIVGNFDRFVIRFTNSCDELRRRFKELLRDIFGIEAKDVARKNKVPTVEFSSKIVAHLLRKLGIPPSPKSSKLDMTPILLSLPNEILAGFIRGLFDCDGCVVIRRKGSSIVELDTTSKNLAKKLQLALLRFGIVAHLRKRDVKGKTNVINGKDVVSRHDRYSLIIYGENIEKFAKYIGFENPEKNRKLQKLLELRRYKKSNPNLDVIPGVGKVIDEIIKKYGINIRGFNSKRKNVSRYKLREIVEILKNSCNGDERIRLLEFLANSDVLWEKIKNLEIINSPFDFVYDLTVENTHSFIANGIVVHNTVTAVKADDGRWTLEAGALVLADRGIALIDEVEKMDKKDRRYMLESLEQQSYHKDTEILLADGRKVRIGEFVDSLIESNRDKVIVGKDTEILPVDDVFVLGYDLNTKKIVITKADRVSRHIAPKKFVRITFSNGRSVTVTPEHPVLVWKDGNIVEVPAEKVKEGCLVPAIRWYETLTKNVISKDLAKLLGYILSDGYTYDKVYEVGFTNTCKNYVEEFKRIAGKLNLKFKETKNYTNCKLPLSIVRINSKNFYNRLRNLCPEIFAKAKEKRIPYVVMGGSKDIKEAFINGFFKGDGFVDKYRVGLTTTSKAMAEDLHDLLLSIGINSYIYEWKGCYKVVISGYDSILKFSEIVKDDPRYCRILQILERSKNRRNDRDILPKEITEILRDVLNALRLNDGYLTNNISRNFNAHRKTLKDRLKIVEEVIKAVEDGLNSENINKKIESAKRVVRLTEVAKKLGVKYSTLRYRLKKDPTPLLEFAKERLEDLKRKVEIVKGYIEGNIRFLKVRKVEIIENRDSKWVYDITVEPYHLFVSHGLILHNTITVAKAGINATLNTRCSILACANPKRGRFDKHEPIVDQIDLDPPLLSRFDLIFVVLDEPDEVRDKEIAKTILTSDTESKKPKIDPELFKKYILFARNEIKDIVLTPEAEQKIIDYYIDLRMRSKEQGAIAITARQLEALRRLTEASAKIRLSNVATVEDAERAIRIFEESIKQIAIDPETGKLDIDYAISGVSAVQRDRIAIIKNIVKELESSTPWGAPEEEILERAENSKVPKDKAIEVLEKLKQKGELYCPRYGYYKIAGYE from the coding sequence ATGATCGATGTTTGGAGGGAGTTCATCGAAAATTATTGTGAGGATAAGATAAAAGAATTGGTAGCTAAATACGGGGAGAATGGTCACGTTAAGCCTTCAATTGAGATAGACGTTAAAAATAGACTAAGAAATTTTCTCTATTCGAGAAGCCTTGAAGATGAGCTTGAAAAGAAGCCAGATACCGTTATAAATCTGATAAAATCGGCTGTAAGGGATATATGCAGAATGTACGATGTGGATATCAGAGATTTTAACGTCAGATTCGTAAATCTGCCAAAGAGAATGCTAATAAAAAATCTCAACCACATGTTCATAAACAAGTTCGTTTCTGTTGAGGGAATTGTTAGAAAGGTTTACGAGCCAAAACCAGTTTTGAAGTATGCCGTTTTTGAATGTCCGAGTTGTGGAAAGGATTATCACGTTGAAGTTGATGGCGGATTTGTACAGAGACCTTTCAAGTGCGAGCGATGTGGGGAAAGAAATCTAATTCTCAACGTGGACAGAAGTGAGCTTACGGACATTCAGAAGATTCAGATTCAGGATTTACCAGAAAATTTGGAAAGCTCAGAACCTCCGAAGCTCTTGGATGTTTATCTATACGACGATCTGGCTGGTAAGGTTCTGCCGGGAGATAAGGTCATAATCAACGGAATACTGAGGATAAAAGGTGGTAAGAAGTTCAAAGCAGAGCTTGACGTCTATTTAGAAGCTAACTCAATTGAATTCATAGATCAGGATGTTAGGAACATTCAGATCACGGAAAAGGATAAGGAGGAGATTCGAAAACTTGCAAAGAGAAAGGACATTTACGATCTCCTTGTTCAGTCGATAGCCCCTTCGATTAAAGGCTACGACGTTATTAAGGAAGCTATAGTTCTTCAGCTCTTCGGTGGAATAACGAGGATTAATCCTGACGGAACGAAGCAGAGGGGAGATATTCACATACTACTCGTCGGTGACCCTGCAACTTCAAAATCTCAGATTCTGAGGGCTGTAAAGCAGGTGGCTCCAAGAGCTATTTTGGCAACGGGTTATGCTTCAACTGGTGCTGGATTGTGTGTAGCACCAGACTCGATCGTATTCACTGACAGTTGTGCATTGGAAATTGAAAAGTTCGTAGAAGAGAATATGAAATCATCAGTGAAGTACAACGAAATTGCGGAGTATTCCGAAGTTAAGGGAGTTAGTGTGCTAACTCTTAACGATGCAAAAATTTCCGAGAAGGCTGTTGAGAAGGTTTGGAGACTTAAATCACCTGTAAAGTTGGTTAGAATAACAACTCAAACTGGTAAAGAACTGATAGTAACGCCAGAAACGAAAGTTATGGTTTTAGAAGATGGTAAGGTATCTTGGAAACCCGCAAAGGACTTAACTAAGCAAGATTACGTTGCTACCGTAAGGAGATTGAAGCATAGGGGTAAAGTTGTTACTACGCTTGAACTACTTTCAGACCTCGACAACTTGATAATTTATGGTGTAAAGGGAATCGTTAAGAAGCTCGTCGATGTTGCAACGTCCAAGCTTGGAATATCCAAAAAAGAGTTATCCAAGATGATCGGAACTTACGAAAACAGCTTGATTCACAACTGGGTTAAAGACAACGCAAGAGGAAACATCAAAATGAAACATCTCAGAAAACTCGTTGAAATTACAGGAGTTAGCTGGGTGGATGTTGCAAAAGAAGTAAGTGAAGTGTCTCTAAGGGCTGGAAGAAGAATAAAGATACCAATTTATGTGGATGAAAGACTTGCATATCTTGCAGGATTGATTGCAGGAGATGGATGTATCGTTGGCAACTTCGACAGATTCGTTATAAGGTTTACTAATAGCTGTGACGAGCTTAGAAGAAGGTTTAAGGAGCTTCTTCGAGATATTTTCGGCATAGAGGCTAAAGATGTAGCTCGTAAGAATAAGGTTCCAACGGTTGAATTCAGCTCAAAAATCGTAGCTCATCTGCTAAGGAAACTTGGTATTCCGCCCTCACCGAAGTCATCAAAGCTCGACATGACACCAATTCTACTGTCATTGCCTAATGAAATCTTAGCTGGATTCATAAGGGGATTGTTTGACTGCGATGGATGTGTAGTTATAAGAAGAAAAGGTTCTTCGATAGTAGAGTTAGACACGACAAGCAAGAATTTAGCCAAAAAGCTACAGTTAGCCCTTCTCAGATTCGGAATAGTTGCACACCTTAGAAAAAGGGACGTAAAAGGTAAAACCAATGTAATTAACGGAAAAGATGTCGTTAGTAGACACGATAGGTATTCCTTGATAATTTACGGTGAAAATATTGAAAAGTTTGCAAAATACATCGGATTCGAAAATCCTGAGAAAAATAGGAAGTTGCAGAAACTTTTAGAGCTGAGGAGATACAAGAAATCAAACCCGAACTTGGATGTAATTCCAGGAGTGGGAAAAGTTATAGATGAGATCATAAAGAAGTATGGAATCAACATTAGAGGGTTCAATTCGAAGAGAAAAAACGTTTCGAGATATAAGTTGAGGGAGATCGTTGAAATACTGAAAAATTCATGCAACGGAGATGAAAGGATAAGGTTACTCGAATTCTTAGCAAATTCGGATGTTTTATGGGAGAAGATAAAGAATTTAGAGATAATAAATTCTCCATTTGACTTCGTTTACGATTTAACTGTTGAGAATACGCACAGTTTCATAGCCAACGGTATAGTCGTTCACAATACGGTCACGGCAGTTAAGGCAGATGATGGAAGATGGACCCTCGAAGCTGGAGCTTTGGTTTTGGCAGATAGGGGTATAGCTTTAATCGATGAAGTGGAGAAGATGGACAAAAAGGACAGGAGGTATATGCTCGAAAGCCTCGAGCAACAGAGTTATCACAAGGATACCGAAATATTGCTTGCGGATGGAAGAAAGGTAAGGATAGGAGAGTTTGTGGACAGTCTAATAGAATCGAACAGAGATAAAGTTATTGTAGGAAAGGACACCGAAATTTTGCCAGTTGATGACGTTTTCGTCTTAGGATACGATTTGAACACTAAGAAAATCGTAATAACTAAAGCGGACAGGGTGAGTAGACACATAGCACCGAAGAAGTTTGTGAGGATAACGTTTAGTAACGGTAGGAGCGTAACCGTAACACCCGAGCATCCCGTGCTCGTTTGGAAAGATGGGAATATAGTTGAAGTTCCCGCTGAAAAAGTTAAGGAGGGTTGTTTAGTCCCGGCAATAAGGTGGTATGAAACTCTGACTAAGAACGTAATATCCAAGGATTTGGCGAAGCTCTTAGGATACATCCTTTCCGACGGCTACACGTATGACAAAGTTTACGAAGTTGGGTTTACAAACACTTGCAAGAATTATGTAGAGGAATTCAAAAGAATTGCTGGTAAACTCAATTTGAAATTCAAAGAAACGAAAAATTACACTAACTGCAAGTTACCTTTGTCAATAGTTAGGATAAACTCAAAGAACTTCTACAACAGACTTAGAAATCTCTGTCCAGAGATATTTGCCAAAGCCAAAGAGAAAAGGATACCTTACGTTGTGATGGGTGGAAGTAAGGACATCAAGGAAGCGTTTATAAATGGTTTCTTTAAGGGTGACGGTTTCGTTGACAAATACAGGGTTGGATTGACAACGACATCCAAGGCGATGGCTGAAGACCTTCACGATCTTCTACTTTCGATAGGTATAAACTCTTATATCTACGAATGGAAAGGATGTTACAAGGTAGTCATCTCAGGTTACGACAGCATTTTGAAATTTTCTGAGATTGTTAAGGACGATCCGAGATATTGCAGAATACTACAGATACTTGAACGCTCTAAGAATCGCAGAAACGATAGAGACATCTTACCTAAGGAAATTACTGAAATTCTAAGGGATGTTTTAAACGCTTTGAGATTAAATGACGGTTACCTTACAAACAACATTTCGAGAAATTTCAACGCACACAGAAAAACCTTAAAAGACAGGTTAAAGATTGTCGAAGAGGTTATAAAGGCTGTCGAGGATGGACTGAATTCGGAAAACATCAATAAAAAGATCGAATCCGCCAAGAGGGTTGTAAGATTAACCGAAGTGGCGAAAAAACTTGGTGTAAAATACTCAACACTGAGGTACAGACTGAAGAAAGACCCCACACCGCTTTTAGAGTTCGCAAAAGAGAGACTCGAAGATTTAAAAAGGAAAGTCGAGATAGTCAAAGGATACATTGAAGGAAACATAAGATTTCTTAAAGTTAGGAAAGTGGAAATTATTGAAAACAGAGATTCAAAGTGGGTCTACGACATAACGGTTGAACCATACCACCTCTTCGTATCACACGGTTTAATTTTACATAACACGATTACGGTAGCTAAGGCGGGAATAAACGCAACACTAAACACGAGATGTTCGATACTGGCTTGTGCAAATCCGAAGAGGGGAAGGTTCGACAAGCACGAACCTATAGTAGATCAGATAGACCTCGATCCTCCACTCCTTTCAAGATTCGACCTAATATTCGTCGTTTTAGATGAGCCTGATGAAGTTAGGGACAAGGAAATAGCCAAGACGATACTTACAAGCGATACGGAATCCAAAAAGCCGAAGATTGATCCCGAACTCTTCAAGAAGTACATACTCTTTGCGAGGAATGAGATAAAGGATATAGTTCTCACACCAGAGGCGGAGCAGAAGATAATCGACTACTACATCGATCTGAGAATGAGAAGCAAGGAGCAAGGAGCTATCGCAATTACCGCAAGACAACTTGAAGCTTTGAGAAGGTTAACCGAAGCTTCGGCCAAGATAAGGCTGAGTAACGTTGCAACTGTTGAGGATGCGGAGAGAGCGATAAGGATATTTGAGGAGAGCATAAAGCAGATTGCAATCGATCCAGAAACGGGCAAGCTGGATATAGATTACGCAATAAGCGGAGTTTCCGCTGTTCAGAGGGATAGGATTGCCATTATTAAGAACATAGTGAAGGAGCTCGAAAGCTCGACACCTTGGGGCGCTCCAGAGGAGGAGATACTTGAAAGGGCGGAGAACTCGAAGGTTCCTAAGGATAAGGCTATAGAAGTTCTCGAAAAACTCAAACAGAAGGGAGAACTGTACTGCCCGCGTTACGGTTACTACAAGATTGCTGGTTACGAGTAA
- a CDS encoding 3-isopropylmalate dehydratase large subunit — protein sequence MGQTIAEKILSEKSGKEVYAGDLVVAKIDQIALQDGTAPLAIRRIRELGREVKAGKITHFFIDHASPPPRKELANDQKLIRSFAKEIGADMNDVGDGVIHQVMIEKHVCPGDLAVGADSHTCTYGALGAFATGMGSTDIAIAMVLGKNWFRVPETFRIQIDGSLPKGVFAKDLILHIIGELGVDGATYKALEFHGETIKAIDMDSRLTMANMVVECGAKVGLFETDDVTRRFLAEMGRENCFKKIKADEDANYEKELYFSAEIEPMIAKPHNVDNVVPVSDVEGVKVDQVYVGTCTNGRLSDIEIVAKMLKGRRVHRDVRLLVCPASRRVYLKALELGYLKTIVEAGGVVLPPGCGPCVGIHMGVLADGEVCLSTQNRNFKGRMGNPNAEIYLASPATAVATAIKGEIADPREFL from the coding sequence ATGGGTCAAACGATTGCAGAGAAGATTTTGAGTGAGAAAAGTGGGAAAGAAGTTTACGCGGGAGACTTGGTCGTTGCGAAGATCGATCAAATAGCGTTGCAAGATGGAACAGCACCTTTAGCCATAAGAAGGATTAGAGAGCTTGGGAGAGAAGTAAAGGCTGGCAAAATAACTCACTTCTTTATAGATCACGCTTCTCCACCCCCACGTAAAGAATTGGCCAACGATCAGAAGCTGATAAGGAGCTTTGCAAAGGAGATAGGGGCTGATATGAACGACGTTGGTGATGGCGTGATTCATCAGGTGATGATCGAAAAGCACGTCTGCCCAGGAGATTTGGCTGTTGGTGCGGATTCACACACGTGCACCTATGGTGCTTTGGGAGCTTTCGCTACTGGTATGGGTTCCACCGACATTGCAATAGCGATGGTTTTGGGTAAGAACTGGTTCAGAGTTCCGGAGACATTTAGAATTCAAATCGACGGAAGCTTGCCGAAAGGCGTGTTTGCTAAAGACTTGATTCTGCACATAATAGGAGAGTTGGGGGTTGATGGTGCAACCTACAAGGCTTTGGAGTTTCATGGAGAAACTATCAAAGCTATAGACATGGACTCTCGTTTGACTATGGCAAACATGGTTGTTGAATGTGGTGCGAAGGTCGGTTTGTTTGAAACTGACGATGTTACGAGGAGATTTCTCGCTGAAATGGGAAGAGAGAACTGTTTTAAAAAGATCAAAGCCGATGAAGATGCAAATTATGAGAAAGAGCTTTACTTCTCTGCCGAAATCGAGCCTATGATTGCAAAACCTCACAACGTCGATAACGTGGTTCCAGTTAGCGATGTTGAAGGAGTCAAGGTCGATCAGGTTTACGTAGGAACTTGCACGAACGGTAGATTGAGCGACATTGAAATCGTTGCGAAGATGCTAAAAGGTAGAAGGGTTCACAGAGACGTGAGGCTGTTGGTCTGTCCAGCGAGCAGGAGAGTTTATCTAAAGGCACTCGAACTCGGCTATCTCAAAACGATAGTTGAAGCGGGAGGTGTAGTTCTACCACCGGGTTGCGGTCCTTGCGTAGGTATTCACATGGGAGTCTTGGCTGATGGAGAGGTTTGTTTATCAACTCAGAACAGGAATTTCAAGGGTAGGATGGGTAATCCTAACGCGGAAATATACTTAGCATCTCCAGCAACTGCAGTTGCAACTGCAATAAAGGGTGAAATAGCCGATCCGAGAGAGTTCTTATGA
- the serS gene encoding serine--tRNA ligase, translating to MLSYHWSILKALRDNPEILIESQKRRGENVEIVYKAIELDKLYRKLMKELDELRHDRNRISQEIRKAKSQELIAKAREISQLIKEKENELKKVEKELKDILLSIPNIIHESVPIGESDEDNVPIRFWGKCKVYREHLDAFLKQTEGFNVDYEVIDKPVIGHADYVEKFGFVDTLKAGKVAGSRFYYMFDDLVWLDFALMMYALDFLAKQGFRVVMPPYMLNRKAYQGVTALSDFEEMLYKIEDEDLYLIATSEHPLASMHMNEVLAEDELPLLYAGVSPCFRKEAGAHGKDTKGIFRVHIFNKVEQFVYCLPEQSWDWHEKLIENAEKLWQGLGIPYRVVNVCSGDLGIVASKKYDLEAWMPAQGKFREMVSCSNCTDWQSFRLNIRYAEKKGAPSKGFVHTLNSTAIATTRAITAIIENFQLEDGRVEIPKVLRKYLEPIESAPKEFIEPKKD from the coding sequence ATGCTGAGCTATCACTGGAGCATACTCAAGGCTTTGAGAGACAATCCCGAAATTCTCATCGAATCTCAAAAAAGGAGGGGAGAGAATGTTGAAATCGTTTACAAAGCTATAGAACTTGACAAACTCTACAGAAAGCTGATGAAGGAACTTGACGAGCTGAGACACGATAGGAACAGGATTTCTCAGGAGATTAGGAAGGCTAAGAGTCAAGAGTTGATAGCAAAAGCTAGGGAAATTTCACAGCTAATCAAGGAGAAGGAGAACGAGCTTAAGAAGGTAGAGAAAGAGCTTAAGGACATTTTGCTTTCAATTCCGAACATAATTCACGAGAGCGTTCCGATTGGAGAGAGCGATGAGGACAACGTTCCAATAAGGTTCTGGGGTAAGTGTAAGGTTTACAGAGAGCATTTAGATGCGTTCCTCAAGCAAACCGAAGGTTTCAATGTAGATTATGAAGTCATAGACAAACCGGTCATAGGTCATGCAGACTATGTCGAAAAGTTCGGATTCGTTGATACGCTTAAAGCGGGAAAGGTTGCTGGCTCGAGATTCTACTACATGTTCGACGATCTAGTATGGTTAGATTTCGCACTGATGATGTACGCTTTGGATTTCTTAGCCAAGCAGGGGTTTAGGGTGGTTATGCCACCCTACATGCTGAACAGGAAAGCCTATCAGGGTGTAACGGCCCTGAGCGATTTCGAGGAGATGCTGTACAAGATTGAGGATGAAGACCTGTATCTGATTGCAACATCGGAACACCCTTTAGCGAGCATGCACATGAACGAGGTTTTAGCTGAAGACGAATTACCTTTGCTTTACGCTGGAGTCAGTCCCTGCTTCAGAAAAGAAGCTGGCGCTCACGGCAAAGACACGAAGGGAATATTCAGAGTTCACATCTTTAACAAGGTTGAGCAGTTCGTCTACTGCTTACCTGAACAAAGCTGGGATTGGCATGAAAAGCTGATAGAGAATGCTGAAAAGCTCTGGCAGGGTTTGGGGATTCCTTACAGGGTTGTGAACGTATGCTCTGGAGATTTGGGTATAGTTGCATCTAAAAAATACGACTTGGAAGCTTGGATGCCAGCCCAAGGAAAGTTCAGGGAGATGGTCTCGTGTAGCAACTGCACGGATTGGCAGAGCTTCAGGTTGAATATAAGGTATGCGGAGAAGAAAGGGGCTCCTTCAAAGGGATTTGTTCATACGCTCAACTCAACTGCAATAGCTACGACAAGAGCTATAACGGCTATAATTGAGAACTTCCAGCTTGAGGATGGCAGGGTTGAGATTCCCAAAGTGCTCAGGAAGTATCTTGAGCCGATTGAATCCGCTCCAAAGGAGTTCATCGAGCCTAAGAAGGATTGA
- the cobB gene encoding NAD-dependent protein deacetylase yields MVIDNIARLLKNSKHAVVFTGAGISAESGIPTFRGANGLWSKYDPEEVASIYGFMRNPRAFWAFAKELIVKTKAKPNAGHYAIAELERMGIVKAVITQNIDMLHQKAGSRRVLELHGSLKYVDCLKCGKTYEWEEIISKIDDIKCENCGSLYLKPRIVFFGEQLPRDVLNEAIEEAKKSDLFIVVGSSLQVYPAASLPFIAKESGAKLVLINKDPTDKDWLFDIVVYGKAGEILPKIVEKVKKMI; encoded by the coding sequence ATGGTCATAGATAATATCGCAAGACTTCTGAAGAATTCGAAGCACGCTGTAGTGTTTACAGGTGCTGGCATTTCAGCCGAGAGCGGTATACCAACATTTAGAGGTGCGAACGGTTTGTGGAGTAAATACGATCCTGAAGAGGTTGCATCAATTTATGGATTTATGAGAAATCCAAGAGCATTCTGGGCTTTTGCAAAGGAATTAATTGTAAAAACAAAAGCAAAGCCTAACGCTGGGCATTACGCAATTGCAGAGCTTGAGAGAATGGGGATAGTCAAGGCTGTCATAACTCAAAACATAGACATGCTTCATCAAAAAGCTGGAAGTAGAAGGGTTTTGGAGCTACACGGTTCTCTGAAATACGTAGACTGCCTTAAATGTGGAAAGACTTACGAGTGGGAGGAAATAATTAGCAAAATTGACGACATCAAATGTGAAAATTGCGGTAGTTTATATTTAAAGCCGAGGATAGTCTTCTTTGGTGAACAACTGCCAAGAGACGTGCTAAACGAAGCTATAGAGGAAGCTAAGAAGTCTGATCTTTTCATCGTTGTAGGTTCATCTCTTCAGGTTTATCCCGCTGCGAGTTTGCCTTTTATAGCAAAGGAGAGTGGGGCTAAGCTCGTTTTAATAAATAAAGATCCAACTGACAAGGATTGGTTGTTTGACATCGTTGTTTACGGAAAGGCCGGTGAAATTTTACCAAAAATTGTCGAAAAAGTCAAGAAAATGATTTAG
- a CDS encoding 30S ribosomal protein S3ae: MARRKARVKDKWSMKKWYTLIAPEYFGLAEIGETPADDPSKVINRTVEVTLAELTNDYSNQNPYKKLIFKVYRVSGENAYTKFHRFEMMREYINSLIRRRTSKIDDVIDVTTADGYVLRVKPVAFTVKRCKTSQKSAIRKIMREIIINNASQKNFVQFLQECILGRIPSEIYKNAKKIYPLRRVEIRKIELLAEPKQVEVEQPQQAEAVAS, translated from the coding sequence ATGGCGAGAAGAAAGGCTAGAGTAAAGGACAAGTGGAGTATGAAAAAGTGGTATACGCTCATCGCTCCTGAATACTTCGGTCTAGCTGAGATTGGAGAAACACCAGCAGATGATCCGAGCAAAGTGATAAACAGAACGGTTGAGGTTACTCTGGCAGAGCTAACGAACGATTATTCGAATCAGAACCCGTACAAGAAGCTGATATTCAAGGTTTACAGAGTCTCCGGCGAGAACGCGTACACAAAGTTTCATAGATTTGAGATGATGAGAGAGTACATCAACAGCCTAATCAGGAGAAGGACGAGCAAGATAGATGATGTTATCGATGTTACAACAGCTGACGGCTACGTTTTAAGGGTTAAGCCAGTCGCTTTCACCGTCAAGAGATGCAAGACTTCTCAGAAGAGCGCTATCAGGAAGATAATGAGAGAGATTATCATCAACAACGCAAGCCAGAAGAACTTCGTCCAGTTCTTGCAAGAGTGCATCTTGGGAAGAATTCCTTCGGAGATTTACAAGAACGCAAAGAAAATATACCCGCTCAGGAGAGTTGAAATAAGGAAGATCGAGCTTCTGGCTGAACCAAAGCAAGTTGAAGTTGAACAGCCACAGCAGGCTGAAGCTGTAGCTTCTTAA
- a CDS encoding radical SAM protein — protein MFSEGFEKFVLKLNYPKHCIFCEGLDLSIKEPKHHPSYEITTACNLNCIYCYSKVAVNRGTAPKEGYYGDLNPKVVTISQYGEPLLAGVDKVAKIIEKLREIFGDVRIDLQTNGTIDFTDLDGLIDIAMVSLDVANSESYKIVTGKDKFHDVLENIENAVNMDCILTVRSVFLPNFNDSELVKLAKILGDIGVDEHFIQPCSVYNDCLNDLLSVGFDVERSNSLYDYLKVVYDCSEFVNVVIPGCIKAVLDEILKQLEDLSDLKFVRRNSIAREPPKIRREWRFVIDV, from the coding sequence ATGTTTTCAGAGGGTTTTGAAAAATTTGTTCTCAAGTTGAATTATCCAAAGCACTGCATTTTTTGCGAGGGTCTCGACTTATCCATTAAAGAGCCTAAGCACCATCCATCTTACGAGATAACCACAGCCTGCAACCTAAATTGCATCTACTGCTACTCCAAAGTTGCCGTGAATAGAGGAACGGCTCCCAAGGAGGGATACTACGGCGATTTGAATCCTAAGGTTGTAACGATCTCGCAGTATGGGGAGCCGTTACTGGCTGGAGTTGATAAAGTTGCAAAGATAATTGAGAAGTTGAGGGAGATTTTTGGAGATGTAAGAATCGATCTGCAAACGAACGGAACGATTGATTTCACGGATTTGGACGGTTTGATAGACATTGCGATGGTAAGCTTAGATGTGGCAAATTCTGAGAGCTACAAGATCGTTACTGGAAAGGACAAATTCCACGATGTTCTCGAAAACATTGAGAATGCCGTGAATATGGACTGCATTTTAACCGTCAGGTCTGTTTTTCTTCCAAACTTTAACGATTCTGAGCTTGTAAAGCTAGCCAAAATTTTGGGTGATATTGGTGTGGATGAGCACTTCATCCAGCCCTGCTCCGTCTATAACGACTGTTTGAACGATCTGCTCTCCGTCGGTTTTGATGTCGAGAGATCAAATAGCCTCTACGATTATCTTAAGGTCGTTTACGATTGTAGCGAGTTTGTAAATGTGGTCATTCCGGGATGTATAAAGGCCGTTTTGGACGAAATATTGAAGCAGTTAGAAGATTTGAGCGATTTGAAGTTTGTTAGGAGAAACTCGATTGCAAGAGAACCGCCAAAGATTAGGAGGGAGTGGAGGTTTGTAATCGATGTCTAG
- a CDS encoding Kae1-associated kinase Bud32, protein MLNYGKLERVYLGGEAEVRIYENIVEKIRKPKRYRHPNLDEILRRSRTKTEAKIISLARRQGVPTPIILDIEGDKIVMERIKGKPVKEVMSEEISEEIGRLVAKMHRVGIIHGDVTPMNMILSDGKIYFVDFGLAFIEDRVEPKGVDLHVYFESLKASFDNWERLKEAFIRGYREVYEKAEEVIKRAEEIELRGRYVEKRMT, encoded by the coding sequence ATGCTGAATTACGGAAAGCTTGAGAGAGTTTACTTGGGTGGAGAGGCGGAGGTTAGAATTTACGAGAACATTGTTGAGAAGATCAGAAAGCCTAAGCGATACAGACACCCCAACTTGGATGAGATTTTGAGGAGAAGTAGAACTAAAACTGAAGCTAAGATAATATCTCTTGCAAGGAGGCAGGGAGTTCCCACTCCGATAATTTTAGACATTGAAGGTGATAAGATAGTCATGGAGAGAATCAAGGGAAAGCCAGTCAAAGAGGTAATGAGCGAAGAGATAAGCGAGGAAATCGGGAGGTTAGTTGCTAAGATGCACAGAGTCGGTATAATTCACGGAGATGTGACACCGATGAACATGATTCTAAGCGACGGTAAGATTTACTTTGTCGATTTTGGTTTGGCATTCATTGAGGACAGAGTAGAGCCGAAGGGGGTTGATTTGCATGTCTACTTCGAATCTCTCAAAGCGAGTTTTGACAACTGGGAAAGGCTAAAAGAAGCGTTTATTAGAGGTTATAGAGAAGTTTACGAAAAGGCTGAAGAGGTTATAAAGAGGGCTGAGGAGATAGAGCTTAGGGGAAGGTACGTTGAGAAGAGGATGACCTAG